Genomic DNA from Peribacillus sp. FSL H8-0477:
TTCCGGTTCATGCCGACATCGATGACGATTACCCCTTCCTTCACATGACTCGCGGTAATCATATCTCGTTTTCCTACTGCAACGACGAGAATATCTGCCTGATTGGTAATGGCTTTCAGGTCCTTGGTCCGGGAATGACAATATGTGACGGTAGCATTTTTATTAAGGAACAATTGTCCGGCTGGCTTTCCGACAATATTACTGCGGCCGACAACTACTACATGCTTGCCTTCAATCTCACAATTGATATGTTCAAGCATGACCATCACACCGTATGGCGTACACGGCAGAAAAGCATCTTGACCCGTCATCATGCGGCCAATATTAATCGGATGAAAACCGTCTACGTCCTTTTCAGGTGAAATAGCCTCAATAATGGCTGTTTCATCAATGTGGGCAGGAAGCGGAAGTTGAACGAGAATACCATGAATGGCTTTATCTTCATTCAGTTCCTTAATCTTAGCAACCAGCACTTCCTGTGAAAGTGTTTCGGGATAGTCTATTAGTACTGAATACATACCAATTTCCTCGCAGGCTTTTTGCTTATTGGTAACATAAGTTTTTGAAGCCTGATTATCACCGACTAAGATAACTGCGAGACCTGGGGTTATATCATCTTGTTTAAGCTGTTCCACTT
This window encodes:
- the folD gene encoding bifunctional methylenetetrahydrofolate dehydrogenase/methenyltetrahydrofolate cyclohydrolase FolD — encoded protein: MTAKIIDGKEIAQSVRNELRLEVEQLKQDDITPGLAVILVGDNQASKTYVTNKQKACEEIGMYSVLIDYPETLSQEVLVAKIKELNEDKAIHGILVQLPLPAHIDETAIIEAISPEKDVDGFHPINIGRMMTGQDAFLPCTPYGVMVMLEHINCEIEGKHVVVVGRSNIVGKPAGQLFLNKNATVTYCHSRTKDLKAITNQADILVVAVGKRDMITASHVKEGVIVIDVGMNRNDQGKLCGDVSFDEVKEKASYITPVPKGVGPMTITMLLKNTVKSAKKAAFTGVK